The following proteins are co-located in the Solanum pennellii chromosome 8, SPENNV200 genome:
- the LOC107027343 gene encoding uncharacterized protein LOC107027343, translating to MTCSKCGTQGHNKRGCPTRNQVDPSQSTEPVSQARSTGPSQSSEPSSHTQATESGRGKGTGRATRGRATRGRASGRGVPAQSHENVTNTETVNGRGRGRGTGRGAGSGREMAQERNVNEGLSRGRGMTQHSQTSSEANYSRGGLGRGKRPVEHEDTSGGQTRPFKRPRMVGVGIYQAKDGFTTLNPGLPSRRVINTGTKVTKRADVVTGDIGYTPVRGFKWKGKTTITSSNLERMRAEKVIQTRSVAAANAANSQGQTTSSRKTSVPWK from the exons ATGACTTGTAGCAAATGTGGCACACAAGGACACAATAAAAGAGGATGTCCTACAAGAAACCAAGTTGATCCAAGTCAATCAACTGAACCAGTTTCTCAGGCAAGAAGTACTGGTCCAAGTCAGTCATCTGAACCATCTTCTCATACACAG GCTACTGAAAGTGGTAGAGGAAAAGGCACAGGAAGAGCAACAAGAGGAAGAGCAACAAGAGGAAGAGCAAGTGGCAGAGGTGTTCCAGCTCAATCACATGAAAATGTTACAAACACAGAG ACTGTAAATGGTAGAGGTAGAGGTAGAGGTACAGGTAGAGGAGCAGGATCAGGAAGAGAAATGGCTCAAGAAAGAAATGTGAATGAAGGACTAAGTAGAGGAAGAGGAATGACTCAACATAGTCAAACTAGTTCAGAAGCAAACTACAGTAGAGGAGGCCTAGGAAGAGGGAAGAGACCAGTAGAACATGAAGACACTAGTGGAGGACAAACAAGACCTTTTAAAAGGCCAAGAATGGTAGGTGTTGGCATATACCAAGCTAAAGATGGATTTACAACTCTCAAT CCTGGATTGCCAAGTAGAAGAGTCATCAATACTGGTACAAAAGTTACAAAGAGGGCTGATGTTGTCACTGGTGATATTGGCTACACACCAGTACGTGGATTCAAATGGAAGGGGAAGACAACTATTACAAGTAGCAACCTGGAAAGAATGAGGGCTGAAAAGGTTATCCAAACTAGGTCTGTAGCTGCTGCTAATGCTGCTAATAGCCAAGGCCAAACAACTTCAAGTAGAAAAACTTCTGTGCCATGGAAGTAG